One window of the Pseudomonas lurida genome contains the following:
- the ybgC gene encoding tol-pal system-associated acyl-CoA thioesterase yields the protein MRAQNGDQSFAHRCRVYYEDTDAGGIVYYVNYLKFMERARTERLRELGFAQSELAGEDLLFVVHSSEARYHAPARLDDELLVSAEVIELNRVSLRFKQQVRRATDATLLCEGQFLVACVRTNSLKPRAIPEALRAAFADVSGAGKQSKQEI from the coding sequence ATGCGCGCGCAAAACGGGGATCAGTCGTTCGCACATCGCTGTCGCGTTTATTACGAGGACACCGATGCCGGCGGCATCGTGTATTACGTCAACTACCTCAAGTTCATGGAGCGGGCTCGAACCGAGCGGCTACGGGAGCTGGGCTTTGCCCAATCCGAGCTGGCAGGGGAGGACCTGTTGTTCGTCGTGCATTCCAGCGAGGCGCGGTATCACGCGCCGGCGCGGCTGGACGACGAGTTGTTGGTAAGCGCTGAAGTAATCGAATTGAACCGTGTCAGCCTGCGTTTCAAGCAGCAGGTCAGGCGGGCAACGGATGCAACGCTGCTCTGTGAGGGGCAGTTCCTGGTGGCCTGTGTGCGCACCAATAGTTTGAAACCCCGGGCCATTCCCGAAGCTCTACGTGCGGCCTTTGCCGACGTAAGCGGCGCGGGTAAACAATCAAAGCAGGAGATTTAG
- the tolQ gene encoding protein TolQ, giving the protein MEPTVVDHSSMWSLVSNASVVVQLVMLTLVAASVTSWVMIFQRSNLLRAGRRALESFEERFWSGIDLSKLYRQAGSNPDPDSGVEQIFRAGFKEFSRLRQQPGVDPEAVMEGVARAMRVAISREEEKLEQSLPFLATVGSVSPYIGLFGTVWGIMNSFRGLAQAQQATLATVAPGIAEALIATAIGLFAAIPAVIAYNRFAARGENLIGRYYTFADEFQAILHRKVHTSEE; this is encoded by the coding sequence GTGGAACCTACCGTCGTCGACCATTCCTCCATGTGGAGCCTGGTCAGCAATGCCAGTGTTGTGGTTCAACTGGTCATGCTGACCCTGGTAGCCGCATCGGTTACCTCTTGGGTCATGATTTTTCAGCGCAGCAACCTGCTGCGTGCCGGTCGACGTGCCCTGGAGAGCTTTGAAGAGCGCTTCTGGTCGGGTATCGACCTGTCCAAGCTGTACCGCCAGGCCGGCAGCAACCCCGACCCGGATTCGGGCGTCGAGCAGATCTTCCGCGCGGGCTTCAAGGAATTCTCCCGTCTGCGCCAGCAGCCAGGCGTTGACCCTGAAGCGGTCATGGAAGGTGTGGCCCGTGCCATGCGCGTTGCCATCTCCCGTGAAGAAGAAAAGCTTGAGCAAAGCTTGCCGTTCCTCGCTACCGTGGGTTCCGTGAGCCCATACATCGGCCTGTTCGGTACCGTTTGGGGGATCATGAACTCCTTCCGTGGCCTGGCCCAGGCCCAGCAAGCCACCCTGGCCACCGTGGCCCCGGGTATTGCCGAAGCCCTGATCGCCACCGCGATCGGTCTGTTCGCTGCTATCCCCGCAGTAATCGCCTACAACCGTTTCGCCGCCCGCGGCGAAAACCTGATTGGCCGTTACTACACCTTCGCCGATGAATTCCAGGCGAT